One window of Chloroflexota bacterium genomic DNA carries:
- a CDS encoding GIY-YIG nuclease family protein, which yields MKTEPNTAGEIWYVYLLECADGTVYTGIATDPERRVRQHNMGRGGHYTRARRPVKLLACRAMPSRASALRLEESIRQLPRARKFALARKWSRGEE from the coding sequence ATGAAGACGGAACCCAACACAGCGGGTGAAATCTGGTACGTTTATCTCCTGGAGTGCGCCGACGGCACGGTGTACACGGGTATTGCCACCGACCCCGAGCGGCGAGTCCGCCAACACAACATGGGACGAGGAGGGCACTACACCAGGGCGCGCCGGCCGGTGAAACTGCTTGCCTGCCGGGCGATGCCGAGTCGTGCCTCGGCTCTACGGTTGGAGGAGAGCATCAGGCAGTTGCCGCGAGCGCGCAAGTTCGCTCTGGCACGCAAGTGGAGTCGGGGAGAAGAATAG
- a CDS encoding HAD family phosphatase — protein sequence MIKAIVFDFGGVLIRTQDYTARRQWEMRLGLPEGGLAAAVFASEAGALAELGRISNAERWRRVGETLGLNSPNEVAQLQRDFFSGDAVNQELISLIHRLRGRYKTALLSNAPMELAQELANFGLNACFDEVVISAVVGLAKPDPAIYRLMLARLGVAAAEAVFIDDMQVNVDAATALGIVGIHYRDNATLYRDLSRVLGEWDK from the coding sequence ATGATAAAAGCGATCGTTTTCGATTTCGGCGGGGTACTCATCCGCACACAGGATTACACAGCGCGACGGCAATGGGAGATGCGTCTGGGCTTGCCAGAGGGAGGGTTAGCGGCTGCGGTGTTTGCCAGTGAAGCCGGAGCCCTGGCAGAACTGGGCCGCATTTCTAATGCCGAACGTTGGCGACGGGTGGGCGAGACCTTAGGCCTGAACAGCCCCAACGAGGTCGCACAATTGCAGCGGGACTTCTTCTCCGGAGACGCAGTGAATCAAGAACTGATCTCTCTGATACATCGGCTGCGAGGGCGTTACAAGACAGCGCTCTTATCCAATGCCCCGATGGAATTGGCCCAAGAATTGGCGAACTTCGGCCTGAATGCGTGCTTCGATGAAGTGGTCATCTCGGCCGTCGTGGGTTTAGCCAAGCCAGACCCGGCCATCTACCGGCTAATGCTAGCGCGGCTTGGTGTCGCAGCAGCAGAAGCAGTCTTCATAGACGATATGCAAGTGAATGTAGATGCTGCCACCGCCCTGGGCATAGTGGGTATCCACTACCGTGATAACGCAACACTGTATCGCGATCTCTCGCGGGTATTAGGAGAATGGGATAAATGA
- a CDS encoding CPBP family intramembrane metalloprotease — MSFLIQFLPFIFIALVANFGERYPAARPLVYILHLLLNSLVAMMGALFIVLGYLSPKMASAPTGLTSPQAAVSLGALLITCAVLATTPLFSAVRRLLAHFLPINPHSLMDMTALVFATYLGGISLGQALIFGTEVFEVDLGVGWLTPEAIVVSGGAFLILAVVGVGWGIRRGWRDAVERLGIGTLTWRQVALCAGFVVLLLVLDHTTSEVWALIDPQGHAQIMDLTDRLFGPFANPAGALLIGITAGVGEETLFRGALQPRLGLPLTSLLFALAHVQYGLSPATLEIFILAIVLGWVRRRMNTSACILIHFAFNTIGLLLPT; from the coding sequence ATGTCTTTTCTAATCCAATTTCTGCCCTTTATATTTATCGCCTTGGTAGCCAATTTCGGAGAGCGCTATCCTGCGGCTCGTCCTCTCGTCTATATTCTGCATCTCCTTTTGAACTCGTTGGTGGCGATGATGGGCGCACTCTTTATTGTGCTGGGCTATCTCTCGCCAAAGATGGCGAGCGCACCAACGGGTCTCACGAGTCCGCAGGCAGCAGTCTCTTTAGGTGCACTACTCATTACCTGCGCAGTTTTGGCCACGACCCCGCTTTTCTCCGCAGTGCGCCGGCTCTTGGCCCACTTCTTGCCCATCAACCCCCATTCACTTATGGATATGACGGCGTTGGTCTTCGCCACCTACCTCGGGGGTATTTCGCTTGGTCAAGCGCTCATCTTCGGCACCGAGGTCTTTGAAGTGGACTTAGGCGTGGGCTGGCTCACACCCGAGGCGATAGTAGTGAGTGGTGGTGCATTCCTCATCTTGGCGGTGGTCGGCGTGGGATGGGGCATCCGGCGAGGCTGGCGGGATGCAGTGGAAAGGCTGGGCATAGGCACCCTTACCTGGCGACAAGTGGCCCTGTGTGCCGGGTTCGTGGTACTGCTATTGGTCTTGGACCACACCACATCCGAGGTCTGGGCCCTAATCGATCCGCAAGGCCACGCACAGATCATGGACTTGACTGACCGGCTCTTTGGCCCTTTTGCCAACCCTGCAGGGGCACTTCTCATTGGCATCACCGCTGGGGTGGGTGAGGAAACACTTTTCCGGGGGGCGCTCCAGCCACGGCTAGGTCTGCCACTGACCAGCCTTCTCTTCGCCTTGGCCCATGTCCAGTACGGGCTTTCGCCAGCCACTTTGGAGATCTTCATCCTGGCCATTGTGTTAGGTTGGGTGCGCCGCCGGATGAACACGAGCGCCTGTATCCTCATCCACTTCGCATTCAACACCATCGGTCTGCTTCTGCCCACATAG
- a CDS encoding Mth938-like domain-containing protein, protein MPHIDSYSFGRITIDGQSYTSDVLITRSGVNPSWWRIEGHRLQPEDLETVVAARPAILVIGTGNAGLMKVPPATRDWLVAQGIQVFVETTSPACKRYNELAKSGADVAAALHLTC, encoded by the coding sequence GTGCCTCACATTGATTCGTACAGTTTCGGTCGCATTACGATAGATGGTCAGAGTTACACATCCGACGTGCTCATCACCCGTAGTGGGGTGAACCCTTCCTGGTGGCGGATAGAAGGCCACAGGCTGCAGCCCGAAGACCTTGAAACCGTCGTTGCAGCCCGGCCTGCCATCTTGGTCATCGGAACGGGGAACGCTGGGCTGATGAAAGTACCGCCAGCCACACGAGATTGGCTGGTAGCCCAGGGCATTCAGGTCTTTGTCGAGACTACCTCCCCGGCTTGCAAGCGTTATAACGAACTGGCAAAGTCAGGCGCTGATGTAGCCGCAGCGTTGCATTTGACATGTTGA
- a CDS encoding sulfotransferase codes for MKCILLGYPRSGTSWLRSVLDAHPALRLVNEPLNGDANERAGEGGLFTAIRRHLGQETLTRYAAITKACSRQWRGIPAAALSADQQRDLQWAIHAFFQATKATGFKEVWSGLKVPLLWEATRSTDKDTRVLYLVRGFYGVLYSVHRRGFWFWSHRLHHNLYKHYTALSPDCQRIAAAFRDWTTREARTIVTWLTWNYHDIQAVEAIPDGHIVRYEDLVQYRDIAVDKVLGFLGLDMTPEVETALQITGQDATDAPYDSRKDAMRLLEETQNVARAYRDLIVETRRRVEGLRSEISRPDLLDWLMP; via the coding sequence TTGAAGTGCATCCTCCTGGGCTATCCCCGCAGTGGGACCAGCTGGCTTCGTTCTGTACTCGACGCACATCCTGCGCTGCGGTTGGTCAACGAACCGCTAAACGGCGATGCCAATGAGCGCGCAGGTGAGGGAGGCCTTTTCACCGCCATTCGACGCCACCTGGGCCAAGAGACATTGACCCGCTATGCTGCTATCACCAAGGCTTGCTCTCGGCAGTGGCGAGGAATTCCGGCTGCTGCTCTGAGCGCCGATCAACAGCGTGACCTACAATGGGCAATCCACGCCTTTTTCCAGGCCACCAAAGCGACTGGTTTCAAGGAAGTGTGGTCCGGGCTAAAAGTACCTCTCCTCTGGGAGGCGACCAGGAGTACAGACAAGGACACGCGAGTGCTTTATCTGGTGCGCGGTTTCTACGGGGTGTTATATTCCGTTCACAGGCGCGGTTTTTGGTTTTGGTCTCACCGGCTGCATCACAACCTATACAAGCACTATACAGCGCTATCTCCGGACTGCCAGCGCATCGCCGCTGCCTTTCGCGATTGGACAACGCGTGAGGCACGCACCATTGTCACCTGGCTGACTTGGAACTACCATGACATACAGGCTGTAGAGGCGATCCCGGATGGACATATCGTTCGCTATGAAGATCTGGTGCAGTACAGGGATATTGCTGTGGACAAAGTCCTGGGCTTTCTCGGCTTGGATATGACGCCCGAAGTGGAAACAGCGCTCCAGATAACAGGCCAGGATGCCACGGATGCGCCGTATGATAGTCGCAAGGATGCGATGCGCCTTTTGGAAGAAACCCAAAACGTGGCCAGGGCTTACCGGGATCTCATCGTGGAGACTCGTCGCCGGGTCGAAGGGTTGCGGTCGGAGATATCCAGGCCCGATCTGTTGGACTGGCTGATGCCATAA
- a CDS encoding GNAT family N-acetyltransferase — MNESPDNLERLNLHWREQLGIAPDDLRVGELRILSWPKRKEDLCWWAFRRRGRAILSVREDLLDEAIATFAQVPVPELFSDANRARMKAIADAHGKALYDDFGPVLYVDEEHFLPAAGTEDCRALGPSEGHLMENWPQEAYEEWILTELRADYAKQPLENRFWVRMEGEVPAAVAWMEVQTQQAWEVGVGTHRDYRRRGYGRAVVSAATKATLDRGLLVVYTTAWTNIASQRLARGLGYIPYGEQVCIEYAK, encoded by the coding sequence ATGAACGAGTCACCTGACAACCTGGAACGCTTGAACCTACACTGGCGTGAGCAATTGGGCATCGCTCCAGATGACCTGCGCGTGGGTGAACTGCGTATCCTGTCCTGGCCGAAACGCAAGGAGGACTTGTGTTGGTGGGCTTTTCGCCGGCGTGGTCGAGCCATCCTTTCCGTGCGGGAGGATCTACTGGACGAGGCGATAGCCACCTTTGCTCAGGTCCCCGTGCCCGAACTGTTTAGCGACGCCAACCGCGCTCGCATGAAGGCCATTGCGGATGCCCACGGGAAGGCGCTCTACGACGATTTCGGGCCAGTTCTCTATGTGGATGAAGAGCACTTTCTGCCAGCAGCCGGAACAGAGGATTGCCGCGCCTTGGGGCCGAGTGAGGGACACTTGATGGAGAACTGGCCACAGGAGGCCTACGAAGAGTGGATTCTCACTGAACTACGCGCAGATTATGCTAAGCAGCCACTGGAAAATCGTTTCTGGGTGCGGATGGAGGGTGAAGTTCCTGCTGCAGTGGCGTGGATGGAGGTCCAAACGCAGCAAGCGTGGGAAGTGGGGGTTGGCACCCACCGCGATTATCGGCGCAGAGGATATGGCCGCGCCGTGGTATCGGCGGCCACAAAAGCGACCTTAGACCGAGGCTTGTTGGTCGTGTACACTACCGCCTGGACGAATATCGCTTCTCAGCGGCTGGCACGGGGACTTGGCTATATCCCCTATGGCGAGCAGGTATGCATTGAGTACGCCAAATAG
- a CDS encoding bifunctional metallophosphatase/5'-nucleotidase produces MARRATVIQEQREANQYVLLVDAGNALFSTQDRLTLETKGRAIIEAYNFLGYDAMGLGQDDVQLGAEVLKARIAEAQFPIVSANVYVGNSQDLLTRPYVILERGGHRIAILGLTWGEMFIPESLQQPTASGPEPQPVPQPTVQTSGPVPPSFVNGLRVEDPVVAASKYLAEIVPQADIIVVLSTMGSQYNQRLPAFFPMVDLVVSGGDARRPAPPAPVLLPSNTVVAEAGYDGMWIGRVTMDFDSTGTMIRQDGEAYYLTDPPYSDEPAMREFLTKQVFASTPTPSP; encoded by the coding sequence TTGGCTCGGCGAGCCACCGTCATCCAAGAGCAACGAGAGGCAAACCAGTATGTCCTGCTTGTGGACGCCGGCAACGCACTCTTCAGCACACAAGATCGCCTGACCCTGGAGACCAAAGGCCGGGCTATCATCGAGGCTTATAATTTCTTAGGTTACGATGCAATGGGATTGGGTCAGGACGATGTACAACTGGGCGCTGAGGTGCTCAAAGCCCGTATCGCAGAGGCACAATTCCCCATTGTCTCAGCGAACGTGTACGTCGGCAATTCACAAGACCTGTTGACCCGACCGTACGTGATCTTAGAGCGAGGTGGGCACCGCATCGCTATCCTGGGGCTCACCTGGGGGGAGATGTTCATCCCCGAGTCGCTGCAACAACCGACAGCCTCTGGCCCGGAGCCACAGCCTGTCCCACAGCCGACGGTCCAGACATCGGGTCCTGTCCCGCCTAGTTTTGTAAACGGTCTACGGGTGGAAGACCCGGTGGTGGCCGCGTCCAAGTATCTGGCAGAGATTGTGCCCCAGGCTGACATCATCGTCGTGCTCTCCACTATGGGTTCGCAGTACAACCAGCGTTTACCTGCGTTTTTCCCCATGGTGGACCTGGTCGTGAGTGGTGGGGATGCAAGACGCCCTGCGCCACCCGCACCCGTCCTTCTCCCTAGCAACACGGTGGTGGCTGAGGCAGGCTACGACGGGATGTGGATCGGCCGCGTGACGATGGATTTCGATAGCACGGGGACTATGATCCGCCAGGATGGTGAGGCCTACTATCTGACTGACCCGCCTTACTCTGACGAGCCGGCTATGCGCGAGTTCTTAACCAAACAGGTGTTCGCGTCAACACCAACTCCTAGCCCTTAG
- a CDS encoding M4 family metallopeptidase — protein sequence MPKPTREQLTALRALRAKHRDLKVEWDEATGVPKLIKGAIEPPPRPEAAPTHGLAGAPEPESEAEAAARRFLSAARSLYRMSDPDEEMATTRVQADEHGTTVRMWQTYQGVEVFDGEMVVNLDRDNTIRSVSGRYQPEITLSTTPNISADQAIQTALSDLGVDAARLPPAETRLIVVNTSSFRHRKVPGEDRNVLCWHVILGNFVYFVDAHSGEIVFKYSNIKTARNRETYYSNDCFQLPGTLWINEAGEVPGQPVDDVARAAHINAGKVYDYFKSKFGLDSFDGRGATLKSTVHCGVPDQNWTCSQNNAGWNGLQMIYGDGDGVTFGPLSKALDVVGHEITHAVIDYAITYSDGRPRGLDYWGESGALNESYADIFGTLIEDKDWLIGEDIWTPGVPGDALRNMADPPRCGQPDHYSDFDPNGNPSYVVHHNSGIMNKAAYLLVEGGTHRGVTVQGIGKEAAAAIYYRALTRYLVHNSDFFACRNALLQACLDLYPGDMIKHQAIQKAMAAVGVGPLPPEVGTPDIEVSTVALDFGAVRIGGSKSRTIQISNAGSGALVVNSISSDSASFILSENPAFTLQPAEIREVTVTFTPPAKGPYNGHLDIQSNDPDEGLVIVNLSGSGSDCLVATATYGSALSSDVEALRDLREHWLRAHTLGRALIAVYERLSPPVADLIVSRPRLQKAVRMALLPLVVLAKQLR from the coding sequence ATGCCCAAGCCAACCCGTGAACAATTGACCGCCCTGCGCGCTCTGCGGGCCAAACACCGGGACCTCAAGGTGGAGTGGGACGAGGCCACTGGCGTGCCCAAACTCATCAAGGGAGCCATCGAACCCCCACCCCGGCCCGAGGCTGCCCCCACTCATGGACTGGCAGGAGCACCTGAGCCAGAGTCTGAGGCGGAGGCAGCCGCCCGTCGTTTCCTCTCTGCCGCCCGCAGCCTCTACCGCATGTCAGACCCCGATGAGGAGATGGCGACCACCCGCGTCCAGGCCGACGAGCACGGCACGACGGTGCGGATGTGGCAGACCTATCAGGGTGTCGAGGTCTTCGACGGTGAGATGGTAGTGAACCTCGACCGTGACAACACCATCCGCTCGGTCAGCGGCCGGTACCAACCGGAAATCACCCTCTCCACCACTCCCAATATCAGCGCCGACCAAGCCATTCAGACTGCCCTATCCGACCTCGGTGTGGATGCCGCACGACTGCCCCCCGCCGAGACCCGCTTGATTGTGGTGAACACATCTTCTTTCCGCCATAGGAAAGTTCCCGGAGAGGATCGCAACGTCCTGTGCTGGCACGTTATCCTGGGCAATTTCGTATATTTCGTGGATGCTCACAGCGGCGAGATCGTTTTCAAATACAGCAATATCAAGACAGCCCGCAACCGCGAGACATACTACTCCAACGATTGTTTCCAACTTCCCGGCACCCTCTGGATCAATGAGGCCGGGGAGGTGCCGGGGCAGCCAGTAGACGACGTGGCCCGCGCCGCCCACATCAACGCGGGCAAAGTGTACGACTACTTCAAATCCAAGTTCGGACTCGATAGTTTCGATGGCCGGGGCGCTACTCTCAAATCCACCGTTCACTGCGGCGTGCCGGATCAGAATTGGACGTGTAGCCAGAACAATGCTGGCTGGAATGGCCTGCAGATGATCTACGGCGATGGAGATGGCGTCACTTTCGGCCCCCTCAGCAAGGCACTGGATGTGGTGGGCCACGAGATCACCCACGCTGTCATTGACTACGCTATCACCTACTCCGATGGCCGGCCCAGGGGGCTCGATTACTGGGGGGAGTCGGGCGCACTCAATGAGTCCTACGCTGACATTTTCGGCACGTTGATTGAGGACAAGGATTGGCTCATCGGAGAGGATATTTGGACGCCGGGCGTCCCTGGTGATGCGCTGCGCAATATGGCGGACCCGCCTCGCTGCGGCCAGCCAGACCACTACAGCGATTTCGACCCCAACGGCAATCCGAGTTATGTGGTGCATCACAATTCTGGGATTATGAACAAGGCAGCCTATTTGCTGGTGGAGGGCGGAACGCATCGCGGGGTGACCGTGCAGGGCATCGGCAAAGAGGCGGCGGCAGCCATCTATTATCGCGCCCTGACCCGCTACCTGGTGCACAACTCGGATTTCTTTGCTTGCCGCAATGCCCTGCTCCAGGCTTGTCTGGACCTCTACCCCGGCGATATGATCAAACACCAGGCCATCCAAAAGGCGATGGCGGCAGTTGGGGTTGGGCCATTGCCGCCCGAGGTGGGCACCCCTGACATTGAAGTGAGCACCGTGGCTCTGGATTTCGGCGCAGTGCGCATTGGCGGGTCCAAATCTCGCACCATTCAGATCAGCAACGCTGGGAGCGGGGCGCTGGTGGTGAATTCTATCTCCTCCGACTCCGCATCGTTCATATTATCCGAGAACCCGGCCTTCACTCTCCAGCCAGCGGAGATCCGCGAGGTAACGGTCACGTTCACACCACCGGCAAAGGGCCCATACAATGGCCACTTAGACATCCAGAGCAATGATCCAGACGAAGGACTGGTGATAGTGAACTTGAGCGGCTCTGGATCGGATTGCTTGGTGGCTACGGCGACTTATGGCTCGGCGTTGTCCAGCGACGTGGAAGCATTGCGAGACCTCCGTGAGCATTGGCTGCGCGCCCATACGTTGGGCAGGGCTCTCATCGCCGTCTATGAGCGTTTGAGCCCCCCGGTCGCAGATCTGATAGTCTCCAGGCCCCGGCTGCAGAAAGCGGTACGAATGGCACTACTGCCCTTGGTGGTATTGGCGAAACAGTTGCGGTGA
- a CDS encoding MFS transporter, whose amino-acid sequence MFRVIVRKLPITRFNRNAKLYLLSAIPDGLGFGIYGLLFNLYILSTGASADFLGLVTAALSLTGLIFAFPAAALSDRIGRKATLLLSGLVAPLALMVLGLASDLKLLFISALTFGLAGSLWDVSLAPFKAENTTVENRTAFFSLTATIFTLGALVGNLVGGYLPGLFASWLRVGAESVMAYRMSLMMVVVLWILSCLPLFFLESANGAETVPVERFRLNVTLATLPFYAKLVARELAAAFGTALLVPFLNVFFKQVHAVNDTQLGSLFATSNLVIALGTLAAPWLVRRIGKVQSVALAQLLAIPFLLAIGFGSLPWAAVGFLVRAMLMNMMGPVFTAFVMESVEPTERATANSVMITTWNLAWVVGTYLSGLVQSRYGFTPLFIAAMILYAVAAGLTLYFFAPSEEEEEADLDVEMLPA is encoded by the coding sequence ATGTTCCGCGTCATCGTTCGCAAGTTACCAATCACTCGTTTCAACCGCAATGCCAAACTCTATCTGCTCAGCGCCATCCCCGACGGGTTGGGGTTCGGCATCTATGGGCTACTCTTCAACCTGTACATCCTGAGCACCGGGGCATCGGCTGACTTCCTGGGTCTGGTTACAGCAGCGCTCTCGCTCACCGGCCTGATTTTCGCCTTCCCCGCGGCAGCGCTGTCCGACCGCATAGGCCGGAAGGCGACGCTACTCCTGAGCGGGCTCGTTGCGCCACTGGCACTGATGGTGCTGGGCTTGGCCAGCGACCTAAAACTGCTTTTCATCTCGGCCCTCACGTTCGGGCTGGCGGGCAGCCTATGGGACGTCAGCCTCGCTCCGTTCAAGGCCGAAAACACGACCGTTGAGAACCGTACTGCCTTTTTCAGCCTCACCGCCACTATCTTTACTCTGGGGGCACTGGTTGGCAATCTCGTTGGCGGTTACCTACCCGGGCTGTTCGCCTCCTGGCTGAGAGTGGGCGCGGAAAGCGTCATGGCCTACCGCATGAGCCTGATGATGGTAGTCGTGCTGTGGATTCTTTCCTGCCTGCCCCTCTTTTTCCTGGAATCCGCCAATGGGGCAGAGACTGTGCCAGTTGAACGTTTTCGCTTGAACGTCACTCTTGCTACCCTGCCTTTTTATGCTAAACTGGTAGCGCGAGAACTGGCCGCGGCTTTTGGGACAGCGCTCCTGGTTCCATTTTTGAATGTGTTTTTCAAACAAGTCCATGCCGTAAACGATACACAACTTGGCAGTTTGTTCGCCACGAGTAATTTAGTCATCGCCTTGGGCACGTTAGCAGCGCCCTGGCTGGTCCGCCGGATAGGGAAAGTGCAGAGCGTCGCATTGGCGCAACTGTTGGCGATTCCTTTCCTACTGGCAATCGGTTTCGGTTCACTACCTTGGGCGGCAGTCGGTTTCTTGGTCCGCGCTATGTTGATGAATATGATGGGCCCGGTGTTCACCGCATTTGTGATGGAGTCGGTGGAGCCGACCGAGCGCGCTACCGCGAACAGCGTGATGATCACTACGTGGAACCTGGCCTGGGTAGTGGGAACCTATCTGAGCGGTCTGGTACAATCGCGATACGGTTTCACACCATTGTTCATCGCCGCCATGATTCTGTATGCCGTGGCTGCGGGGCTGACACTCTACTTCTTCGCGCCCAGCGAAGAGGAGGAAGAAGCGGATCTGGACGTGGAGATGCTTCCCGCTTAG
- a CDS encoding AAA family ATPase, producing MARELSANELRPVCDPSTFHFTTTEELPPLQEIIGQDRARRAIEFGIEIESPGFNIYALGPSGSGRTSIVKRFLEQKAAGRPTPDDWCYVNNFADPRRPRALHLPPGRGVRLRRDMAELVTQLRDRISRAFESEDYARHRSNIHRAFQEAQNGKLAALEEFVRQRGFTLLRTPMGLAVAPVVDGQVLDEEAYQKLPPEVRGGLEKHRSAIQEQMEKTIRAIRDLEKEARARVQELDRQVAMYAVGHLIEDVKTRYADCPQVGLYLDELQGDVVENVHLFQPSEAAEETSPKIPGVAGRGDPLTRYSVNVIVDNSKVSGAPVVFEGNPTYYNLVGRTEYRAELGALVTDFTMIRSGALHRANGGYLMLEAASLLRSPLAWDVLKRALRSGEIRLDEMSADYTPALMESLRPEPIPLDTKVVLIGDAQSYYLLLHLDEEFGELFKVKAEFDYLMDRTPEGLQNYAAFIAERCREEGLRHFTPDGVAAVVDHSSRLVEDQYKLSTRFGEITDLLREASFWAGQNKRQAVTAADVRQAVSERTRRLNRSEKRWQELMREGVILVDTEGAKVGQVNGVSVIEMGDYAFGRPSRITAITHAGEAGLVALDREAKLSGPLHDKGVFTLVGYLSAKYARGEKLSFSARLSFEQSYEEIEGDSAASTELYALLSSLADLPIRQGIAATGSVNQHGEVQAIGQVNAKIEGFFDLCAARGLTGEQGMVIPEANVRNLALREDVVEAVRAGKFHIWAVRTVDEGIALLTGCPAGERDSEGRYPEDSVNGRVENGLPALSEAARKEEGKAKGKQ from the coding sequence ATGGCAAGGGAACTCAGCGCCAACGAACTACGGCCGGTCTGTGACCCGAGCACCTTCCATTTCACGACGACGGAAGAACTGCCCCCGCTGCAAGAGATCATCGGGCAAGACCGCGCTCGGCGGGCCATTGAATTCGGCATCGAGATCGAAAGCCCCGGCTTCAATATCTATGCCCTGGGTCCTTCGGGCTCAGGGCGGACCAGCATTGTGAAGCGATTTCTGGAGCAAAAAGCCGCTGGGCGTCCAACCCCCGACGACTGGTGTTATGTCAATAATTTCGCGGACCCTCGCCGTCCTCGCGCCCTGCACCTACCTCCCGGACGCGGTGTCCGACTGCGCCGAGATATGGCGGAACTGGTCACCCAACTGCGCGATCGGATTTCCCGAGCCTTCGAAAGCGAGGACTATGCTCGCCACCGCAGCAACATCCACCGCGCTTTCCAGGAAGCGCAGAACGGCAAGTTAGCCGCATTGGAGGAATTCGTTCGTCAGCGTGGCTTCACCTTATTGCGCACACCAATGGGCCTGGCCGTGGCCCCGGTGGTGGATGGTCAGGTCTTGGACGAAGAGGCTTACCAGAAACTTCCCCCAGAAGTGAGGGGCGGACTCGAGAAGCATCGCTCGGCCATCCAGGAACAGATGGAGAAGACCATACGTGCCATTCGGGATTTGGAAAAAGAAGCCCGAGCCAGGGTCCAGGAACTCGATCGCCAAGTAGCAATGTACGCCGTAGGTCACCTCATCGAGGATGTGAAAACCCGCTATGCAGACTGCCCCCAGGTGGGTCTGTACCTCGATGAGTTGCAGGGCGATGTAGTGGAGAACGTCCACCTTTTCCAACCCAGCGAGGCTGCCGAAGAGACATCGCCCAAGATCCCCGGGGTCGCCGGGAGGGGTGATCCGCTGACGCGCTACAGCGTCAACGTGATCGTGGACAATAGCAAGGTGAGCGGAGCGCCAGTGGTGTTCGAGGGCAACCCCACCTATTACAATCTGGTGGGACGGACTGAGTATCGGGCGGAGTTAGGCGCGCTGGTCACCGACTTCACTATGATCCGATCAGGGGCGCTCCACCGCGCCAACGGCGGCTATCTAATGCTTGAGGCAGCGAGTCTGCTCCGTTCACCTCTGGCCTGGGATGTCCTCAAGCGAGCACTGCGCAGTGGCGAGATTCGCCTAGACGAGATGAGCGCTGACTACACACCCGCCTTGATGGAATCGCTCCGCCCAGAGCCAATCCCCCTCGACACAAAAGTCGTGCTCATCGGCGACGCCCAGTCGTATTACTTACTACTCCATCTGGATGAGGAGTTCGGTGAACTGTTCAAGGTCAAGGCCGAGTTCGACTATCTCATGGATCGAACGCCGGAGGGCCTGCAGAATTACGCCGCATTCATTGCCGAGCGCTGCCGCGAAGAGGGTCTGCGCCACTTTACCCCCGACGGTGTGGCTGCAGTGGTGGACCACAGTTCACGCCTGGTAGAGGACCAGTACAAACTCAGCACGCGCTTCGGTGAGATCACCGACCTCCTGCGCGAGGCCAGTTTCTGGGCTGGGCAGAACAAGCGCCAGGCCGTCACCGCCGCCGACGTGCGCCAGGCGGTGAGCGAGCGAACCCGTCGCCTGAACCGTTCCGAGAAGCGCTGGCAGGAACTGATGCGCGAGGGTGTGATACTCGTGGATACCGAGGGCGCGAAGGTGGGCCAAGTGAACGGCGTCTCGGTGATCGAGATGGGCGATTATGCCTTTGGCAGGCCATCGCGCATCACGGCCATCACTCACGCGGGCGAAGCAGGATTAGTGGCTCTGGACCGGGAGGCGAAGTTAAGCGGCCCCCTCCACGACAAAGGCGTGTTCACCCTGGTCGGCTATCTGAGCGCAAAGTACGCACGGGGGGAGAAACTCTCTTTCTCCGCCCGCCTCTCTTTCGAGCAGTCCTACGAGGAGATAGAGGGCGACAGCGCCGCTTCCACCGAACTCTACGCCCTGCTTTCCAGCCTGGCGGACCTGCCCATCCGCCAGGGCATTGCCGCCACCGGCTCGGTGAATCAACACGGGGAGGTACAGGCCATTGGCCAGGTGAACGCCAAGATCGAGGGCTTCTTCGACCTTTGCGCGGCGCGAGGGCTGACCGGCGAACAGGGAATGGTGATCCCAGAAGCCAATGTGCGCAACCTGGCGCTGCGCGAGGACGTGGTGGAGGCAGTGCGGGCCGGGAAGTTCCACATCTGGGCGGTGCGCACGGTGGACGAGGGCATCGCCCTGCTCACAGGCTGCCCGGCGGGCGAGCGTGATTCTGAAGGACGCTATCCGGAGGATTCTGTGAACGGGCGGGTGGAGAATGGTCTCCCCGCGCTGAGTGAGGCCGCCCGCAAGGAGGAGGGCAAGGCCAAGGGGAAGCAATAG